A genomic window from Triticum urartu cultivar G1812 chromosome 7, Tu2.1, whole genome shotgun sequence includes:
- the LOC125522563 gene encoding transcription factor HEC2-like, which yields MDNMTHNSSSSSSWDLDMSLGSHHHPLLFDHPTPTPPAPPPPPLSFHLHPPPPPPPHQHHQQHQQHQLAIDPSPSSSLFPPPPHHHPHHLHHLDLAVDPHRHHHDYQRDQHPDEMQQRPPPAMEEGSQQLHHQDAVDEAEEELGAMKEMMYRIAAMQPVDIDPATIKKPRRRNVRISEDPQSVAARHRRERISERIRILQRLVPGGTKMDTASMLDEAIRYIKFLKRQVQDLQHQPAPPQQQHYPGGGGSGGAGPSSTAAVAGRPAFLPLSAGSLIDWAGLTRQVDIHGPTSSSSSSSMGGALGFGFSTGGQSSHGMH from the coding sequence CGACCCCAACTCCGCCggcgccaccgccaccgccattATCCTTCCACCTccaccctcctcctcctccacccccTCATCAACACCAtcagcagcaccagcagcaccAGCTAGCCATAGATCcctccccttcttcctccctctTCCCTCCTCCACCTCACCACCACCCCCATCATCTCCACCACCTCGACTTGGCCGTCGACCCCCACCGACATCACCATGACTACCAACGTGACCAGCACCCGGACGAGATGCAGCAGCGGCCGCCGCCCGCGATGGAGGAGGGCTCGCAGCAGCTTCATCACCAGGACGCGGTTGACGAGGCGGAGGAGGAGCTGGGtgcgatgaaggagatgatgtaCCGGATCGCCGCCATGCAGCCGGTGGACATCGACCCGGCCACCATCAAAAAGCCGCGCCGCCGCAACGTCCGCATCAGCGAGGACCCGCAGAGCGTCGCTGCCCGTCACCGCCGCGAGCGGATCAGCGAGCGCATCCGCATCCTCCAGCGCCTCGTGCCTGGGGGCACCAAGATGGACACGGCATCGATGCTCGACGAGGCCATCAGATACATCAAGTTCCTCAAGCGCCAGGTCCAAGACCTCCAACACCAGCCTGCGCCGCCGCAACAACAGCACTATCCCGGCggaggcggcagcggcggcgctgGTCCGAGCAGTACCGCCGCCGTGGCCGGGCGGCCGGCTTTCTTGCCGCTGAGCGCCGGATCCCTGATCGACTGGGCCGGGCTGACGAGGCAGGTGGATATCCACGGGCCAACGTCGTCGTCTTCCTCGTCGTCGATGGGCGGCGCGCTAGGTTTCGGATTCAGCACGGGCGGTCAAAGCAGCCACGGAATGCACTGA